The following coding sequences are from one Deltaproteobacteria bacterium window:
- a CDS encoding clan AA aspartic protease: MVTGIVTASREAVVRLVVHGTTGQTSEIEAVIDTGFTGFLTLPTPLIFSLGLIWRGQAQATLGDGNPHQFDVYEAAVLWDGHVRVVETDAADTMPLIGMGLLYEYDVHIQTVEGSPVTIEALSVQ, translated from the coding sequence ATGGTTACTGGCATTGTCACTGCGAGTCGAGAAGCAGTCGTTCGTCTCGTCGTGCATGGTACGACCGGCCAAACAAGCGAGATTGAAGCGGTCATTGATACAGGCTTCACCGGATTTTTAACCCTCCCCACTCCTCTTATTTTTTCACTTGGCCTCATTTGGCGTGGTCAAGCCCAAGCGACACTGGGTGACGGCAACCCTCACCAGTTCGATGTCTACGAAGCGGCAGTACTTTGGGATGGTCATGTTCGAGTCGTGGAAACAGACGCTGCAGACACAATGCCGCTGATCGGTATGGGCTTGCTCTATGAGTATGACGTACACATTCAGACCGTGGAAGGAAGCCCAGTTACTATTGAAGCGCTATCAGTACAGTAG